The DNA sequence CTATTTATCTTATATCTGTTGCAGATATGTCAAGGAGGTCAACAAACTTGGGTGGAGGACCCTACAAATCAAAGTATTCTATATGCTCGTAATAGGATTCGAATGTCATTAAGAGATTGTTCATCGTGTGAGTTTCAGTAGGCATGTTTCCAAGTATTTCTAATCCAATCTCTGTGTTAATGCTATAAATGATATCTTCATTTCAGTAATTTGTCTGTTTTTATTTGCTTTTGATGTTGGTTGGATaactaatatttttctttttccagATGGATTCAATTCTGAGCTGCAAGCAGTTATTTCTGCTTGTCAACAAACTCGGTTATATGTTGATAATGTTTGCTCCAATTTGATGAATAAAGCAGTCACTGTAACAGATGTAAGCCTCCTTAACTGTTCGTGTAAACCATGATGCCTTATTTTAAGACGAACATTTTAAAACACCTCGAAGAAGATTCATTTGGGCTTTCTGTTTCAGTTTGGCTATGCTGTCATTGATTTAGAGATCTTAAACCCTTCAAAAATTGAAGACATATGCCTCTCGAAGTTTATTGCTTTGATTTTGCAGGTAAAGCTAACTTTATAAGGTTAATCATATCTTATCTGTTTTcttaatacaataaataaagaTTTTGGAAATAACAATTCACTTCTCTGTTCTGTTCTTTGATTCTCTAGTTCATCTCGCAAAGGAACAGGCCAATTAGAGGCAGTACTTCAAAATTGCTGCTGGACTACATGCGTACTTTCCCATGCAGGGTACTGCTTGTTCTATCACTCTAGTTTTTCCTTTGTGCATTACTGgaaaagttgtttctcaaatattatttttcattcttatatttttagttcTTGCTTGTTTAAGGCTTAAGCAGTATTTTACTATTAGGTCGTCATGTTAGCTTTTGGTGTGCAAATATCTGTACCAGAtattactctaatttttttgtgtcttttcattttctaattgatttttcttttctttttattttgttttggatATGCACAGACATCCCTTACAGCAGCTGGTTGCTACCTTTGTCCAGCACCGTCATCTAGAGGCACCAAAGCCCTGGTTTGCTGTTCTGTTGATTGTCCTCTGCCTCAAACAGTCGAGTTCCTCGATGCACTGTCATATACAGATCATCAACATCATACTGCAAATGATATAGAGCAAATTATAGCAGATAGCAAATCGCATTTTAATCGTCTTGTTCCAGATGCATCAGAAGTGCATTTTTTGGACACTACCTCTGAATCAGTTCTAAGTAAAGCTAGAAGGCTTGAAATGCTTAGCGAGTCGACGTACAAGAACATAATGTTATTGCAAAGGGAAGAAGTCAAGCATTTCAGGTCAAAAAAGAAAGTAACACCAGAAAGTGAATCAAAAGACAAAGTAAAATCTATTAGTATGTACTCTGAACCACTATTCCATGGGAAAATTTGTTCCTTCATGAACCGCTTCTTTGTCGCATGGAAATTGAACAAAGAAATTCCTGCCAGTGCAATATCTGGGGAAGCTGATAGCCATGACTATACGGGAGGGGAAACTTTGTGCTGTCATTGCAATTCTTGTGTGTTTGGTAATGACATGGTACCTGAGGTGCGCCACATGTGTGAATCTGACTGGCTATATCTTGCTGACTTGTTGAAGTGTCCCACTTCAGAAAATTCTCAACTGAAAGATACATCTTCAACAAACAGTACAAGCACTTGTTTAAATCACGCAAGGGTTTCAGCACAAAGAGCTCTTCTGATCCTAAAATCTATCCCAGCTGCCGCAAGAAGAGGTTTACCTGTCTTAGTAAATGATCAAGGGCTTCTATTGAGCATCCCGGTATTATTTCTAGTCCTTTCCCATTTCAGCCCTCAGAGACACAGGTCTCCATTGTCCTTCTATTTCAGCCACATGTTATTAATGTATTAGTTTCTATTAATTGTCTTCTTTTTTTGGCTGGGATTTGAATTGTCTTTACAATGTATTCAAAGCTCTAACAAGCTCTAATTTCTTGACAGAGCATTGGCTTCAAATACTGTCCTCGATTAGATGTAACTGCGGTATTCAAGCCAAGAGTTCCTCTTGGCGGAGGTCATAGTTTGTTCATCTAGCAACTGTAAATTCAGTCAGGGTTATGAAAACACAGAAGCGAACAGCTAGCACTCCGGAAATGATTTGCCTAAGAGCAGCTTCTTCACCTAATAGACCATTTTCCTCCAGTAAAAATTGGTTACATTGCTTCAAAACAAGATCATGAATTCGAAATCAGGCTATAATATTAAACCAATCATTGTCAACATCATTTGTTGGTATGAATGACATGACTGCTGCACAATCTCTCTGCAAGCTCCAACCACCCGTCCCTTTCATTGAGAGTAATATTGTTTTTAAGGCTTCCTACTCTGTAAATTGTTTTGTAACATAGGTCATCTAGCAATAAATTTCAGAATCTCAGTTATGTtaacaagttttaattttttttattctgtcATGTTCTGTTACTTTTTCCTACCAAAATAAAGCTAGACTCAACTTTCATGGGAAACAGTGGTGTGTACATTTTTTTTCATAGTTAAAAAGGTTAAGATAATTCCATGTGAAATTGGATTATACAACATGAGCCACCTGCTTGATAGAAACTTAATATTGAAATATATaagtaaatgaaaaaaaatatagaggTTCTTTAAAAAGAGTTTTTGGAAGTGAATAGCACAGTCCTATCGGCCATCCCTCCAGTCTTCATCAACAGTGGCAATACTGGTGTTTATCTTCCAATGCGATCATGGATTTTATTACTCCCCAAAACATCAATTAGTATTTTGTAGTTGTAAGCCACAATTCTGCTGTTGGTATAATAATATTCCAACTACATTTCCTGTACAGCTTATTCTCCCTGTCATCTAAACCATTATGATTATACAAAGATGTTAATGACACTAACTAAATGGTTGTATGTTTTTTGCCAAATGgaaaattttcctttttttttttggtattagaGATGAAGTCTGTTTACAAGATGGGAAcaaaaaaagtaacaaagaaAAGAACAGTATCATTCCCGAGATGCTGGCTTGAAAATCGAAGCCAGTAATTTTAGGAGGGGCCAATTATTTCACCCTCGATCAAACACTCTGATACAATCTTTTTTGGTGTAATACAATGAAAGGGGGGTAATAGTGCAAGAGGATAGGAAGAAGAATCACAATCTTCCCGAACCTCCTCGTTCTTTGAAAGAGTTCCAAGACAACCATTGCTTCCAAGCAGCATCCTTTTGCTGCTCAACCCATGACAGAAAAGCACTATCCAACAAGCAGAAGATATTAACATAGAGTAGCTGATACCTTACTGGGACATACCGGAAATTCACCACCTGAACAATTGGCCATATACCGCCCTCCAAAATCAAGGCTGGGATGAAATCCCTCTTCACATCTTCCTTCACTTGTTGAACACTCTTCCCCATAGAAAAGCCCATGTATGTGAAAAAGACAAACAAATCAAGAGGGCCAAAGATGATAGCATCCATTGCGACCTTAGTGGCCACAAACCGCAATGACTTTGGCTGTTGAAGAAGCTTCAGCCTTAAAAACTTGTCCAAGCCTTCGTACCTACAAGGTTTAATTGAGTAACCCCTAAGAATTTCAGTATGAAAAATACTCATCTTAAACTAAAGCTCTTTTTGCAcatttatggttagaatatcacGTGCCAAATTTGATAGCATTGCCCTCATTCTTGTAAATAGCAAAAAATGCAGCATAGAGAATAATTTTTGCAATTCAAAACAATTTATCAAGAAAACAGAAACTACATGTTGCCTGAACTGAGAATTGATATATGGATTTTCTTTCCTATCAGCAAAAATCACATGCACAGATGCTTTTAACGGCTGTGGGAAGGCAGTCGCAGCAGTTAACAAACAAAGATGAATAACTGACCCCCAGTGAAAAGATAGGAAAGACGAACCAGAAGTGGCCAACAGGTCCAACAAAACCAAAACCAAATGAACTAGTGATTGCTACTCGTTTCCAATTCACTTTAAAATCTGCCTCTGCATCCTGAAACAATAAACACATGTTGTAATCTAACTTTTGCAAAGAAACTAATTGACAAACAATATAAATTTGGCCTCAACAAAAAACAATGTCTTCAACTTGTTCAAAAGTTAAAACACAATAGCACAGcattaacattaaaaaaaaaatggtaatgAAGTAGATAAAAAGGAAAACAGATTTACAACAGTAGGAGGTAGTGAACAAAACAAATGCACATGAAAACAAATTGGTAACTGATAGTGAGCTAGTAACAGCAAGCCTTCAGCTTCTCATAACTACCTATTATGCTAAAGGAGCCACTATTGCCGTTGACAAAAGAGCATCATCACATAAAATGTACCTGTCTTATACAAGTATTTCATGGTGCTGAGAAATTTCAAAAATCTTCTCCCTCATATGGTACACGATACCTTCACATTTTGCGGCAACTGGCAAGTGTACGTGAAATATTGACATAAAACTATCCAAGAAATTGTTCAAGAATTATTGCGAAAGAAAGATATAGCTAGGCTTCTTCAAAGGCTACATACAGAACCTCCCCAAAATATGAACAAGAGTTCAACTCAAGAAAATTAACCCGAAAAAATCTCGGGGGAGGTGGGCAAAGAATCACTAACTAAATGAGCTACTTACAGCTATTCGATACACAAATTACACGAGTCAAGAACAGAAAATATGAAAACAAGAACACCCAGATGAGATTAAAGTCCGAAGGCAATAAGGAATACAGAAGAAATGCGAAAAAATGAATGGGGTTTTAGGTTTTAGAAATGGATACTCACTGAAATTTTAAGGCGCCTTTTTGCGGAAGTGTGGGTGATGTATTGAGCAGCAACGTCGCCGGCACCCCAGAGGAAGCCGGAGCTGATGACCTGGGTCTTCACCGGATGAAAAGCCAGGCAGTTCTGGTACCACTTCCAGAGCCTTAGCATCATTTCGTGTCTATCTTgaggaaagaaaataaaatggtaaaagaaaTTTAAGGACAGAAAAGAAAAGTAGTAAATTTGAGGGGCGGGAGTGAAGGTCCTAATCTTATGAGGCTTTTGTCTGAAAATGTATCAACTCACGACACTCACTCATCTAATCTTTCGTTGTTGGGTTTTGTTAACTGACTCACTGTAGTGTAAATGTTTCGCTAGGGTAGGTAGGAAGGAGTATCCTAATGTTATGCAAAGAAGAATACACAATATTTATTTCCAAATACTTCCTAAGTCTGTGTAATAAGtaataaccttttttttttttttttcatggtttactaaaaataaatttgaaataatttacataataaaaataatcataataaaatatttacacggtaaattatttgaatttttttaaaaaatttactaataattttaaatagttataacaTACATgatcataacaaaaaaaatatactaaaaatcTTCATAAATATCGAAAATAATAGAAACAAGCTGTATTATAGActttctttaaaatattttttcaatcgtttaaaaataatttttgaactatttaaaatattataaagtggtcattttattaaattttgtgACACTCTTATCAGCGTTGTGTGtgtatttttaagaaaaaataaaattggtattatttttacttaaattttttagtttaatattttttttcattcaaactacatatttttaattattgtagTTTGAATTACACTGGTAAGGCTGATgtgataataatttaaatatctagACTTATATTTACTACGTGtgacaaaatttaataaaatgatcACTTTACAATATTGTGAATAATTCCATGACTATTTTTAatagattgagaaaaaaaaactcaaaaagtaCAATAATACATATGTAATAGTTTGgagaataaaaattctaaataagttAAATAAAACTAGCTTTTAATAAATAATGTTCttctaaataatattttttatgcagAATTAGGGTTGAACGTATATGCCTAAAAGGCTGAAACTCTTTAACCCAGTTGACTCAACCAACCCATACTCgtaaaactcaaaaaaaatgagttagatttttatttgggCGAGTTCGGTATATGGTTATGCAAAACCCGAAACTCAAATCCAAACAAACTCGCACGATGTACACCTGCCTGTCATCAACATTTTCAACAGAAATATCAATATTTGGCAGCTTGAAGATTTTTTAACTAATGTTAAGGTTTTTAGAACTTctgttttttgttgtatttttaagtttattttcaaaacttttaatttttatgctcACAACCTAACTGCTTGGGCTAGGACTTTAAACAGATTTGGGGAGTTAGACTTGATTTGTATTCCCCTTGTGTTCTGTAAGTATCATTCTTGGTCTCCTTAATTTGATTCCTTCAatcaaattcaaagaaaatctatataattatatgtatttatatgtttatttggtaaaaaaaaaacaatttcttTTTTTGATGTAGTGATCTAAATTAACGATGCAGATATATATAATCATCAGTAGAATTTTTTCGAACCAGGATAACTCATTGTCTAATCGAAAGGCTTTGCCAAACTATGAGCTGCAGAATTTTTATCGCATGTCATGTAGGACAAAATTGTCCcaaaaaatttagacaataaaattataatataatcaataattaccacaactcattaaaaaatatcattCCTTTATTGATAGTGTAACTAGAGAAAGCGAATGtgaaagataacaaaaacaacatgtattaaaaaaaaaagtaatctttgaactaaaaattaataagcTAAAAAGAGATTTAAACACACAACTTAAGTAAATTCAAACtcaacaaaattaaacaaaataaaattaaaatctcaaccaaaatttaaaaaatttagccAGAAGTGTTACCTTTTAGCTAAAAACAACGTTCTAAAAACTCAAAACAACGCACAAATCTCAACGAAGATAAAATATCACCCAAAGCATAATCAACTCAAAATCTAGTGCCTTAATTATCAAAACGAAACAATAACCAAAGTACTAAATTGGAATTCAAGAAAATTTATTGTTATCACCTAATTTCCTTCATTAataattataagaaaaataaatatgtacaaaaattaGGTAGATTATTTTGAATAGTTTTGATTTATTGATTGAAATATTGTTTCTAAAACTATATAAATCTTGAATAGgattgtaaaatttaaattaatttcattaatcaatttttattcaGGTATAAGAAAATATTTAACATCCCAAAACTGGATCAAATCAAGAGACAATACTCATAAAAAGGGCCTAAAATCAAAGTGTCAAAAGACTTAATCACATAACACTATTATTATACCAACAAAAATGGTAAAACAAgacaagagaaaatacaaaacaacaaTCCATGATCAGAAAAAGCTATCAAGCAGAGTAGCCACCAACACCAT is a window from the Cannabis sativa cultivar Pink pepper isolate KNU-18-1 chromosome 1, ASM2916894v1, whole genome shotgun sequence genome containing:
- the LOC115706099 gene encoding uncharacterized protein LOC115706099 isoform X3 yields the protein MQAELFVLRLSRHSSVLGLAGMPFISQIFSSYTHSSDAKDYGILLVRPLLDFSKEDMYKICQGGQQTWVEDPTNQSILYARNRIRMSLRDCSSYGFNSELQAVISACQQTRLYVDNVCSNLMNKAVTVTDFGYAVIDLEILNPSKIEDICLSKFIALILQFISQRNRPIRGSTSKLLLDYMRTFPCRTSLTAAGCYLCPAPSSRGTKALVCCSVDCPLPQTVEFLDALSYTDHQHHTANDIEQIIADSKSHFNRLVPDASEVHFLDTTSESVLSKARRLEMLSESTYKNIMLLQREEVKHFRSKKKVTPESESKDKVKSISMYSEPLFHGKICSFMNRFFVAWKLNKEIPASAISGEADSHDYTGGETLCCHCNSCVFGNDMVPEVRHMCESDWLYLADLLKCPTSENSQLKDTSSTNSTSTCLNHARVSAQRALLILKSIPAAARRGLPVLVNDQGLLLSIPSIGFKYCPRLDVTAVFKPRVPLGGGHSLFI
- the LOC115706100 gene encoding uncharacterized protein LOC115706100, which encodes MMLRLWKWYQNCLAFHPVKTQVISSGFLWGAGDVAAQYITHTSAKRRLKISDAEADFKVNWKRVAITSSFGFGFVGPVGHFWYEGLDKFLRLKLLQQPKSLRFVATKVAMDAIIFGPLDLFVFFTYMGFSMGKSVQQVKEDVKRDFIPALILEGGIWPIVQVVNFRYVPVRYQLLYVNIFCLLDSAFLSWVEQQKDAAWKQWLSWNSFKERGGSGRL
- the LOC115706099 gene encoding uncharacterized protein LOC115706099 isoform X2, whose translation is MGVSGGPDSMALCVLSAHWKTNGLSTNRDSDGFIDGLLAIIIDHSLRAESKEEANIVSSRVSTMGIRCEIVHCEWSDGRPKQGHLQEAARDMRYQHFQKVCIQNQISALLIAHHMDDQAELFVLRLSRHSSVLGLAGMPFISQIFSSYTHSSDAKDYGILLVRPLLDFSKEDMYKICQGGQQTWVEDPTNQSILYARNRIRMSLRDCSSYGFNSELQAVISACQQTRLYVDNVCSNLMNKAVTVTDFGYAVIDLEILNPSKIEDICLSKFIALILQFISQRNRPIRGSTSKLLLDYMRTFPCRTSLTAAGCYLCPAPSSRGTKALVCCSVDCPLPQTVEFLDALSYTDHQHHTANDIEQIIADSKSHFNRLVPDASEVHFLDTTSESVLSKARRLEMLSESTYKNIMLLQREEVKHFRSKKKVTPESESKDKVKSISMYSEPLFHGKICSFMNRFFVAWKLNKEIPASAISGEADSHDYTGGETLCCHCNSCVFGNDMVPEVRHMCESDWLYLADLLKCPTSENSQLKDTSSTNSTSTCLNHARVSAQRALLILKSIPAAARRGLPVLVNDQGLLLSIPSIGFKYCPRLDVTAVFKPRVPLGGGHSLFI
- the LOC115706099 gene encoding uncharacterized protein LOC115706099 isoform X1 is translated as MARGLIIPFRIETMAFAANPLFSSISTLPLSVRTIPFLYHLPLRCSSSFTTQETIDMTKYHQAFSRRMTLAGLKPHHRIAMGVSGGPDSMALCVLSAHWKTNGLSTNRDSDGFIDGLLAIIIDHSLRAESKEEANIVSSRVSTMGIRCEIVHCEWSDGRPKQGHLQEAARDMRYQHFQKVCIQNQISALLIAHHMDDQAELFVLRLSRHSSVLGLAGMPFISQIFSSYTHSSDAKDYGILLVRPLLDFSKEDMYKICQGGQQTWVEDPTNQSILYARNRIRMSLRDCSSYGFNSELQAVISACQQTRLYVDNVCSNLMNKAVTVTDFGYAVIDLEILNPSKIEDICLSKFIALILQFISQRNRPIRGSTSKLLLDYMRTFPCRTSLTAAGCYLCPAPSSRGTKALVCCSVDCPLPQTVEFLDALSYTDHQHHTANDIEQIIADSKSHFNRLVPDASEVHFLDTTSESVLSKARRLEMLSESTYKNIMLLQREEVKHFRSKKKVTPESESKDKVKSISMYSEPLFHGKICSFMNRFFVAWKLNKEIPASAISGEADSHDYTGGETLCCHCNSCVFGNDMVPEVRHMCESDWLYLADLLKCPTSENSQLKDTSSTNSTSTCLNHARVSAQRALLILKSIPAAARRGLPVLVNDQGLLLSIPSIGFKYCPRLDVTAVFKPRVPLGGGHSLFI